The following proteins are encoded in a genomic region of Magnolia sinica isolate HGM2019 chromosome 1, MsV1, whole genome shotgun sequence:
- the LOC131240729 gene encoding uncharacterized protein LOC131240729 — protein MGWCNTNVPYTPVVPMHSCTKRTAQVLWSTNHLQLLLQRRGVQALVHSHKLQAINGSYSLFIALKSPASSGDYSAFLPISAVLFFIYWIANFVVPDMISKDFESEKPSEKQTLEELIASQAEKGNKPDGIDSSGRTRKRNARKKSSKL, from the exons atggggtGGTGCAACACCAATGTTCCGTACACCCCAGTTGTTCCCATGCACTCCTGCACCAAAAGAACAGCACAGGTGCTTTGGTCGACCAACCATCTCCAGCTACTACTACAAAGAAGAGGTGTACAAGCTCTGGTACACTCGCATAAGCTCCAAGCTATCAACGGCTCTTATTCTCTCTTCATTGCACTAAAATCCCCTGCCTCTTCTGGGGATTACTCTGCCTTCCTTCCCATCAG CGCGGTGCTTTTTTTTATCTACTGGATTGCCAATTTCGTAGTTCCGGACATGATTTCCAAGGATTTTGAGTCAGAGAAGCCCAGCGAAAAACAGACGCTCGAGGAGTTGATTGCCTCCCAAGCTGAGAAAGGAAACAAACCCGACGGCATTGATTCAAGTGGACGTACAAGAAAGAGGAATGCTAGGAAGAAAAGCTCCAAATTGTGA